A single genomic interval of Spirosoma linguale DSM 74 harbors:
- a CDS encoding DinB family protein (PFAM: DinB family protein~KEGG: hypothetical protein), whose amino-acid sequence MKEYLIQLLDYELWANQRVIEALDTLRNPPPRAVAVMGHILSAQHVWFGRITKEYAFVAIWEDIPVSWMIETAERQHRQITGYVSALNESEVTALVEYVNSRDVTYQSSLLEILTHMSHHAAYHRGQVVQLIRPMLNEAPVTDFIVWRRSLKEV is encoded by the coding sequence ATGAAAGAATATCTGATTCAGTTACTGGATTACGAACTTTGGGCCAACCAGCGGGTCATCGAAGCGCTCGACACCCTCCGCAATCCACCACCCAGGGCGGTAGCGGTTATGGGGCACATTCTGTCGGCGCAGCACGTCTGGTTCGGTCGGATAACTAAGGAGTACGCATTTGTAGCCATCTGGGAGGACATTCCGGTGAGCTGGATGATCGAAACCGCCGAGCGACAGCACCGCCAGATTACCGGCTATGTGTCGGCCCTCAACGAATCGGAGGTAACTGCGTTGGTTGAGTATGTCAATTCCCGGGACGTTACCTACCAAAGCTCTCTGCTTGAGATACTCACCCACATGAGCCACCACGCGGCTTATCATCGGGGGCAAGTGGTGCAACTCATTCGGCCCATGCTCAACGAAGCTCCCGTCACCGATTTTATCGTCTGGCGTCGTTCGTTAAAGGAGGTGTAA
- a CDS encoding PAS/PAC sensor hybrid histidine kinase (KEGG: pna:Pnap_2875 multi-sensor hybrid histidine kinase~TIGRFAM: PAS sensor protein~PFAM: ATP-binding region ATPase domain protein; response regulator receiver; PAS fold-3 domain protein; PAS fold domain protein; PAS fold-4 domain protein; histidine kinase A domain protein~SMART: ATP-binding region ATPase domain protein; response regulator receiver; histidine kinase A domain protein; PAC repeat-containing protein; PAS domain containing protein) — MSATTSPQLSVDEYRELIASFTQAIWEADSQGTIRTDSPSWRAYTGQPLNEWLDESWLAAVHPDNRAEALSQWQDAIQQQVPFNAELRLRNADGGWRWTNVRATQVLHPDGSVKKWVGLIIDISDKKKAEETRQQHQSRREERSNVLLQSTEEVAHTGSYEANLLADTMRFSDGMYRLFGEEPGAIDPSTAWIDSRSNPEDVQPISQTLNAAIATLKPYYYRRRIYRKDGELRQLEAHGRVVGDQTGKAVKLIGLVQDITERHRVEQELTQTKALLQTIFDTSPNSITAYTPVYTDDVIIDFKIVLANAFTQRTTGFNPTGQLLTQTFPTAQHNGLLTKLKEVMEHKKRHDFELWYEGEGMHHWFRVIAVPMDEMVLVTTEDITERRQVEAEILRLNDEMARKATDRYYSLFNTIEEGMNVLELVYDDNGKPIDFRWLEVNPAFEKITGLTNVAGKLVSETIPTEQYWFDTYDRVIKTGEPLRYENYHAGLQQWFRTHTSRIGGAGTLLVANVFEDITQQKRQEANLAFLANLTVDLAPFDSVDRLMEMAGSRIVEHLRLSHCTFVAINPEADECTILHDSSPTGLTVLTGTLKLADFHTDEENRLLAGGNAMIVNNIMDGTRSAEQIASFRAIDVASLVNTPIVINGRWVFDLGVTRDTPSVWLPDEIELLQQVASRIWLRIERTRAEQAIRQSQERLQNAIAIETVGVIFFDRQGIIQDANAAFEKMSGLSHEELASGQVGWDKLTPPEFIGVSQMAMNELINQGQSIPYEKEYIRPDASRWWGLSAGKRLSEHEMVEFVIDITESKRTQQALQEAVQRKDNFLAMLAHELRNPMATIRSGLQALNLAHTDAQRQSTVAMMSRQTDHLVRMVDDLLDVNRITRGKVELKKERINLVDVVQQGVDSIQPQFQQQNKTLHVDLPAVPIVMDGDATRLNQVVTNLLTNGVRYSGEEGEVWLSLTHQHQEAILQVRDNGIGLAADQLSAIFEPFVQADQSLARSQGGLGLGLTLVNELVALHGGKVAVWSQGLGTGSTFTVHLPTLPADSVLPTEAPRQAKVPSTLRRVLVIDDNADAALTLSMLLKIKGYEVYTRHSGQAGIEAAESLQPGAILLDIGMPDMDGYETCRLIRQQPWGQSMPIIALTGYGQPEDRQRTREAGFTGHLVKPVDMGQLTDLLTSLLAAD; from the coding sequence ATGTCTGCAACCACATCCCCTCAGCTCTCTGTTGACGAATACCGAGAATTGATAGCGTCTTTTACCCAGGCTATCTGGGAAGCGGACTCGCAGGGAACAATCCGTACCGATTCCCCCAGTTGGCGAGCCTACACGGGCCAGCCCCTCAACGAATGGCTGGATGAAAGTTGGCTGGCGGCTGTTCACCCCGATAATCGAGCCGAGGCCCTTAGCCAGTGGCAGGACGCCATTCAACAGCAAGTTCCCTTCAACGCCGAGCTCAGATTGCGCAATGCCGACGGCGGCTGGCGGTGGACCAACGTGCGGGCTACCCAGGTTCTCCATCCCGATGGGTCAGTCAAAAAGTGGGTAGGACTCATTATTGACATCAGCGATAAGAAGAAAGCCGAAGAAACGCGTCAACAGCACCAGTCCCGTCGGGAAGAAAGAAGTAATGTATTGCTGCAGTCTACTGAAGAAGTGGCCCATACGGGCAGCTACGAAGCAAACCTACTGGCGGACACCATGCGCTTTTCCGACGGTATGTATCGGCTCTTTGGGGAAGAACCGGGAGCAATCGACCCCTCGACGGCCTGGATTGACAGTCGGTCGAATCCCGAGGATGTCCAGCCGATCAGCCAAACCCTGAATGCGGCCATTGCTACGCTAAAGCCTTATTATTACCGGCGCAGAATTTATCGAAAAGACGGCGAACTCCGTCAGTTGGAAGCGCATGGCAGAGTTGTCGGCGACCAGACCGGCAAGGCCGTGAAGCTGATTGGCCTGGTTCAGGATATTACCGAACGCCATCGGGTAGAACAGGAGCTTACCCAAACCAAAGCACTCCTACAGACCATTTTCGATACCTCTCCCAATTCGATTACGGCTTACACGCCCGTGTATACGGATGACGTAATAATCGATTTCAAAATTGTTCTTGCCAATGCCTTCACGCAGCGAACCACCGGGTTTAACCCTACCGGGCAGTTGCTTACCCAAACCTTCCCAACCGCTCAGCATAATGGCTTGCTGACCAAGTTAAAGGAGGTAATGGAGCACAAGAAAAGGCATGACTTTGAGCTGTGGTACGAAGGCGAAGGGATGCACCACTGGTTTCGTGTGATTGCCGTTCCAATGGACGAAATGGTGCTGGTAACTACAGAAGACATCACCGAGCGTCGGCAAGTCGAAGCGGAAATTCTTCGCCTGAATGATGAAATGGCCAGGAAAGCGACGGATCGATACTACTCGCTGTTCAACACCATCGAAGAAGGCATGAATGTGCTGGAACTGGTTTACGATGACAACGGCAAACCGATAGACTTTCGCTGGCTGGAGGTGAATCCGGCGTTCGAAAAAATTACCGGTCTAACCAACGTGGCCGGTAAGCTGGTCAGCGAAACTATCCCAACGGAACAATACTGGTTTGACACCTACGATCGGGTCATAAAAACTGGTGAACCTCTCCGCTACGAAAATTACCATGCAGGCCTTCAGCAATGGTTTCGAACGCATACATCACGAATAGGGGGTGCGGGGACCCTGCTCGTAGCGAATGTGTTTGAGGATATCACGCAACAGAAACGCCAGGAAGCTAACCTGGCGTTTCTGGCCAACCTGACGGTTGATCTTGCTCCTTTTGACTCCGTAGACAGGCTCATGGAAATGGCGGGCAGTCGCATCGTCGAACATCTCCGCCTGTCGCACTGCACATTTGTAGCCATCAATCCGGAGGCTGATGAATGCACGATTCTACACGACAGTTCCCCCACGGGGCTCACTGTGCTAACCGGCACGCTCAAACTGGCAGACTTTCATACTGATGAGGAAAACAGGCTGCTGGCCGGGGGAAACGCCATGATTGTGAACAATATCATGGACGGAACCCGTTCAGCCGAACAAATAGCCTCATTCAGGGCCATCGACGTGGCGTCGTTGGTCAACACCCCTATTGTCATTAATGGGCGATGGGTGTTTGACCTGGGCGTAACCCGCGACACCCCGTCTGTCTGGCTCCCGGACGAGATCGAACTACTACAGCAGGTTGCCAGCCGCATCTGGCTCAGGATAGAACGGACCCGCGCCGAACAAGCCATCCGCCAGTCTCAGGAGCGGCTGCAGAACGCAATTGCCATTGAAACGGTAGGTGTAATTTTCTTCGACCGGCAGGGTATCATTCAGGATGCCAATGCCGCTTTTGAGAAGATGAGTGGCTTGAGCCACGAGGAACTGGCGAGCGGACAAGTTGGGTGGGATAAACTTACCCCGCCCGAGTTCATAGGCGTCAGCCAGATGGCTATGAACGAGTTGATAAACCAGGGCCAGAGTATACCCTACGAAAAGGAGTACATCCGTCCGGATGCGTCAAGGTGGTGGGGCCTGTCTGCTGGCAAACGACTCAGTGAACACGAAATGGTGGAGTTTGTGATTGATATTACCGAAAGCAAACGTACTCAGCAAGCCCTTCAGGAAGCCGTTCAGCGTAAAGACAACTTTCTGGCCATGCTGGCGCACGAACTGCGCAACCCAATGGCCACCATCCGTTCGGGGCTACAAGCACTGAACCTGGCCCATACCGATGCCCAGCGGCAATCGACGGTGGCCATGATGAGCCGACAAACCGATCATCTGGTGCGCATGGTCGATGATTTGCTGGACGTGAACCGCATTACCCGGGGTAAAGTCGAACTCAAAAAAGAACGAATTAATCTGGTCGATGTGGTACAGCAGGGCGTTGACAGTATCCAGCCGCAATTTCAGCAGCAAAACAAAACGCTTCATGTCGATCTGCCCGCCGTCCCCATTGTCATGGATGGCGATGCCACCCGGCTCAATCAAGTCGTTACTAACCTCCTAACCAATGGTGTTCGCTACAGCGGTGAAGAAGGTGAAGTCTGGCTGAGTCTGACGCACCAGCATCAGGAAGCCATTCTTCAGGTGCGGGATAACGGGATTGGCCTGGCAGCCGATCAGCTCTCGGCTATTTTTGAGCCGTTTGTACAGGCCGACCAATCGTTGGCGCGCTCGCAGGGCGGTTTAGGGCTGGGGCTAACCCTGGTGAACGAATTGGTGGCGTTGCATGGAGGCAAGGTAGCGGTCTGGAGCCAGGGACTTGGGACGGGCAGTACGTTTACGGTGCACCTGCCCACGTTACCTGCCGATTCGGTTTTACCCACCGAAGCCCCCCGGCAAGCGAAGGTCCCCTCAACACTCCGGCGCGTTCTGGTTATCGATGACAATGCCGATGCGGCCTTAACCCTGTCCATGCTGTTGAAGATAAAAGGCTATGAGGTTTATACCAGGCACAGCGGCCAGGCGGGTATTGAAGCCGCAGAAAGCCTGCAACCTGGGGCCATCCTGCTCGACATTGGTATGCCCGATATGGATGGCTACGAAACCTGTCGGCTAATTCGTCAGCAGCCCTGGGGCCAGTCTATGCCAATCATCGCCCTGACGGGTTACGGGCAGCCGGAAGACCGGCAACGCACGAGGGAAGCCGGTTTTACAGGGCACCTGGTAAAACCCGTGGATATGGGTCAGTTAACGGACTTGTTGACGAGCCTGCTGGCAGCCGACTAA
- a CDS encoding hypothetical protein (KEGG: rme:Rmet_3279 putative transmembrane transcriptional regulator (anti-sigma factor)) — MIDQLTFDELRAYQSGQLNGPARYRVERLLLENPFYADALAGLEAMQQGTAQPTAEQLAGLRDALHERIHASANRKRLWPLWIATATAAILFMLAMAIYFIFFAPKYPPKPKAKPTNSVTSSLPAPTASWYYMS; from the coding sequence ATGATCGATCAACTAACTTTTGATGAGTTACGGGCCTACCAGTCCGGGCAGTTAAACGGCCCGGCACGTTACCGGGTGGAGCGGCTGCTGCTCGAAAACCCGTTCTATGCCGATGCGCTGGCGGGGCTGGAGGCTATGCAGCAAGGTACCGCCCAGCCCACAGCCGAGCAACTGGCCGGTCTGCGGGATGCACTTCATGAGCGTATTCACGCATCGGCAAATCGGAAACGACTCTGGCCACTCTGGATCGCGACGGCCACGGCCGCCATTTTGTTTATGCTGGCAATGGCTATTTACTTCATCTTTTTTGCGCCTAAATACCCGCCAAAGCCTAAAGCAAAGCCTACAAATTCAGTAACCAGCAGCCTGCCCGCGCCAACAGCCAGTTGGTATTACATGTCCTGA
- a CDS encoding glycoside hydrolase family 3 domain protein (PFAM: glycoside hydrolase family 3 domain protein; beta-lactamase~KEGG: hypothetical protein LOC100213142) produces MPFCRSAFFSLVSVFLSVTTFAQTTSPSFLKLNARQACWADSVFTNMAPDDRIAQLIMVAGYSNRKPAYEDSLIRLVQTNKLGGVVMFQGGPVRQAQLTNRLQAGSPVPLLIAMDAEWGIAMRLDSTVRYPYQMTLGAMQGAASDSLIYQMGANLAKQARRLGMHVNFAPSVDVNNNPNNPVINFRSFGEDKYAVARKALAYMRGMQDNQLLTSIKHFPGHGDTGTDSHYDLPLIAKSRTQLDSLELYPFRELIRAGATGVMIAHLNIPALDTTRNRPSTLSPAIVTNLLKNELGFKGLVFSDAMNMKAVTKFYPSGKADELGLEAGMDVLEFTEDVPAALAQVKQAIVDGRITQASIDARCLKVLQAKAWAGLDMYKPIVMENLVEDLNPVQDELLNRKLTERSLTVLKNDRNVLPLQGLDTLRIASVAVESDKITAFQQMASNYTKIDHFNVTSKTADSTWAQIRDSLSNYNLILVDVHLNNIRPAVKYGLQPKTAGIVGELVATGKAVVTVFGNVYALDKLTFPMDTAQPSRNIEQARAIVMPYQLTPYTEELSAQLIFGAIGASGKLPVTVNQRFRLGDGLPVQAIGRMKYTIPEEVGISSKFLTQQVDSLVNVGISQGAFPGCVVQMAKDGKVIFRKAYGKHTYDASLGAEPLPVQLDDLYDMASVTKVSTSTPALMHLVDDGKFNLNGKMADYLPGFKKSNKADLLWRDVLTHQARLRAWIPFWMDTKNPDGSWKPKTFQKERSGRYPIEVTDSLFEFKNYPKTIFEQIRDSPLNAKKEYVYSDLSFILYPQIVKRLTGENFEDYLKKTFYKPLGASTLTFLPRRFYPLTRIVPTEYDSLFRKTLIWGRVHDEGAAMLGGLSGHAGLFGNANDLMKVYEMYRQKGSYGGQRFISEKTIAEFTRYQFPELGNRRGLGFDKPSFAYTGNAPKSATKASYGHSGYTGTFVWVEPDPAYNLTYIFLCNRVYPTRNNPKLGNLNTRTNIVEALYQATKRGL; encoded by the coding sequence ATGCCCTTCTGTCGGTCTGCTTTTTTTAGTTTAGTTAGCGTTTTTCTGTCCGTAACGACCTTTGCGCAAACCACATCGCCCTCCTTTCTTAAACTCAATGCCCGCCAGGCTTGCTGGGCCGATTCGGTGTTTACGAACATGGCCCCCGACGACCGGATTGCCCAGCTAATTATGGTAGCCGGGTACTCGAACCGGAAACCGGCCTACGAAGATTCGCTGATACGGCTTGTTCAGACCAATAAACTCGGTGGGGTCGTCATGTTTCAGGGTGGGCCCGTTCGGCAGGCGCAGCTTACCAATCGGTTACAGGCCGGTTCGCCCGTTCCACTCCTCATTGCGATGGATGCCGAATGGGGCATTGCCATGCGCCTGGACAGCACCGTTCGCTACCCCTACCAGATGACCCTCGGCGCCATGCAGGGGGCCGCTTCCGATTCGCTCATTTACCAGATGGGCGCCAACCTGGCTAAACAGGCCCGTAGGCTGGGGATGCATGTGAACTTTGCCCCTTCGGTCGATGTCAACAACAACCCGAACAACCCCGTCATCAACTTCCGCTCCTTTGGCGAAGACAAATATGCCGTTGCCCGCAAAGCCCTTGCTTACATGCGCGGTATGCAGGACAACCAGTTACTAACCAGCATCAAGCACTTTCCCGGCCACGGCGACACTGGCACCGACTCCCATTACGACTTACCCCTGATTGCCAAAAGCCGGACCCAGCTCGACTCGCTCGAACTGTATCCGTTCCGGGAGTTGATCCGGGCGGGGGCTACGGGCGTGATGATCGCGCACCTCAACATTCCCGCTCTCGATACCACCCGAAATCGCCCATCGACGCTTTCGCCCGCTATTGTTACGAACCTCCTCAAGAATGAATTAGGCTTTAAAGGGCTGGTCTTTTCAGATGCGATGAATATGAAAGCCGTAACCAAATTCTACCCGTCCGGCAAAGCCGATGAACTGGGCCTGGAAGCGGGGATGGACGTGCTCGAATTTACCGAAGATGTTCCGGCGGCACTGGCGCAGGTGAAACAGGCCATTGTGGACGGACGAATCACGCAGGCCTCCATCGACGCCCGCTGCCTGAAAGTATTACAGGCCAAAGCGTGGGCCGGGCTGGATATGTACAAACCCATTGTAATGGAGAACCTGGTCGAAGACCTGAACCCGGTTCAGGACGAGCTACTTAACCGCAAGCTTACCGAACGCAGCCTGACGGTTTTGAAGAACGACCGGAATGTGCTGCCGCTACAGGGTCTGGATACACTCCGGATTGCGTCGGTAGCGGTGGAGAGCGACAAGATCACGGCGTTTCAGCAGATGGCGTCCAACTACACCAAAATCGACCATTTCAACGTAACCTCGAAAACAGCTGATTCGACCTGGGCGCAAATCCGTGATTCGCTCAGCAACTACAACCTTATTCTGGTCGATGTCCACCTGAACAATATCCGCCCCGCCGTTAAATACGGTCTGCAACCCAAAACGGCGGGCATCGTTGGCGAACTGGTGGCTACCGGCAAAGCGGTCGTTACGGTGTTCGGCAATGTGTATGCGCTGGACAAACTGACCTTTCCGATGGATACCGCTCAGCCCAGCCGCAACATCGAACAGGCGCGGGCCATTGTGATGCCGTACCAGCTGACACCCTACACGGAAGAACTGTCGGCTCAGTTGATTTTCGGGGCTATTGGCGCATCGGGTAAGCTGCCCGTTACGGTCAACCAGCGATTCCGGCTGGGCGACGGGTTGCCCGTTCAAGCCATTGGTCGGATGAAATATACCATTCCGGAAGAGGTGGGTATCAGCAGTAAGTTTCTGACCCAACAGGTCGACTCGCTGGTAAACGTGGGCATCAGCCAGGGCGCTTTTCCGGGCTGTGTGGTCCAGATGGCGAAAGATGGTAAGGTAATTTTCCGAAAAGCCTATGGCAAGCATACCTACGATGCTTCGCTGGGGGCCGAACCCCTTCCGGTGCAGCTCGACGACCTGTATGACATGGCCTCGGTCACGAAGGTGAGTACCTCCACCCCCGCCCTCATGCACCTGGTCGACGACGGCAAGTTCAACCTGAACGGTAAAATGGCCGATTATCTGCCCGGTTTCAAGAAGTCGAACAAAGCCGATCTGCTCTGGCGTGATGTACTGACCCACCAGGCCCGGCTAAGAGCCTGGATACCTTTCTGGATGGACACCAAAAACCCGGACGGCTCGTGGAAGCCCAAAACCTTCCAGAAGGAACGGTCTGGCCGGTACCCGATTGAAGTGACCGACAGCCTGTTTGAGTTCAAAAACTACCCGAAAACGATTTTTGAGCAGATCAGAGACTCCCCGCTGAACGCGAAAAAAGAATATGTGTACTCTGACCTGTCGTTTATTCTATACCCCCAGATCGTGAAACGACTAACGGGCGAAAACTTCGAAGACTACCTCAAAAAGACCTTCTACAAGCCCCTTGGCGCGAGTACGCTTACCTTCCTGCCCCGCCGGTTCTATCCGCTCACCCGGATCGTTCCTACCGAGTACGATTCGCTGTTCCGCAAAACGCTCATCTGGGGGCGTGTGCACGACGAGGGCGCGGCTATGTTGGGTGGCCTATCGGGACATGCGGGCCTGTTTGGTAATGCGAATGACTTGATGAAGGTTTACGAAATGTACCGCCAGAAAGGCAGTTACGGCGGTCAGCGGTTTATTTCAGAAAAGACAATTGCCGAGTTTACCCGGTATCAGTTTCCGGAGCTGGGCAACCGGCGTGGTCTTGGCTTCGACAAACCGTCGTTCGCCTATACGGGCAATGCGCCGAAGTCGGCTACCAAAGCCAGTTACGGGCACTCAGGCTATACAGGCACGTTTGTGTGGGTAGAACCCGACCCAGCCTATAATTTAACATACATATTTTTGTGCAACCGCGTATATCCTACGAGAAATAATCCTAAACTTGGTAATCTAAACACCCGCACCAACATTGTCGAAGCATTGTATCAGGCAACCAAACGTGGACTGTGA
- a CDS encoding conserved hypothetical protein (KEGG: pag:PLES_23961 hypothetical protein), with protein sequence MKRATKIFIALVVLLIIARLLLPYFVLRYVNKTLADMGSYTGHVEDIDIQLIRGAYQIDGLRIRKINGKIKEPFIYIPKTDLSVEWKSLFKGKLVSEVECYEPEVNFAFSESEASSQTGADVDWTAYLKKLLPISINRFAIINGRVDLTSLVTQPRADLSIRKLQGEIRNIRNVEDKNKKLPSPVVASGDVPGYGGTMNFSANMNLLKEMPDFDYNLRFTDLQLVKLNPLAKAYANLDFERGTVSVYSEMAMLNGKLNGYLKPLTKGMQIFKLNEHEGRSVGRFFTELLAQGGTAILKNQKHDQVATRVPLSGTVDNIKTFVWPTIFGVLRNAYIEAFKGEFDNNITLSDALKNVKEDFKEKRAERKAERKEKRAERKAERKAKRAKRKAERAKK encoded by the coding sequence ACATGGGGAGCTACACAGGCCACGTCGAAGACATTGATATTCAGCTCATTCGCGGAGCTTACCAGATTGATGGACTCCGCATCCGCAAAATCAATGGCAAGATAAAAGAGCCGTTTATCTACATCCCCAAAACCGATTTATCCGTCGAGTGGAAGTCGCTGTTCAAGGGAAAACTGGTCAGTGAAGTAGAATGCTACGAACCCGAAGTGAATTTTGCGTTCAGCGAAAGCGAAGCCAGCAGCCAGACCGGGGCCGATGTAGACTGGACCGCTTACTTAAAAAAGTTGCTACCCATCAGCATCAACCGGTTCGCCATAATTAATGGCCGAGTCGACCTGACCAGCCTGGTTACGCAACCCCGCGCCGATCTGTCCATCCGGAAACTACAGGGCGAAATCCGGAACATTCGGAACGTGGAGGATAAGAATAAGAAACTCCCCTCGCCGGTTGTGGCATCGGGCGATGTACCCGGCTACGGCGGCACCATGAATTTTTCGGCAAATATGAATTTGCTGAAAGAGATGCCGGATTTCGACTATAATCTGCGCTTCACCGACCTCCAGTTGGTAAAGCTCAACCCGCTGGCAAAAGCCTACGCTAATCTAGACTTTGAGCGTGGAACGGTCAGTGTGTATAGTGAGATGGCCATGCTCAATGGCAAGCTGAACGGCTACCTCAAGCCCCTTACCAAGGGGATGCAGATTTTTAAACTCAACGAGCACGAAGGGCGTTCGGTGGGGCGCTTCTTTACCGAACTACTGGCCCAGGGCGGAACCGCCATCCTTAAAAACCAGAAACACGATCAGGTGGCTACCCGTGTGCCGCTGAGTGGCACAGTCGATAACATCAAAACATTCGTCTGGCCAACTATTTTTGGCGTACTACGCAACGCCTACATCGAAGCCTTCAAAGGGGAATTCGATAACAACATTACCCTGAGCGACGCACTCAAAAATGTAAAGGAAGACTTTAAAGAAAAACGGGCGGAACGGAAGGCCGAGCGAAAAGAAAAACGCGCTGAGCGAAAAGCCGAACGCAAAGCGAAACGAGCCAAACGAAAGGCCGAACGCGCGAAAAAGTAA
- a CDS encoding RNA polymerase, sigma-24 subunit, ECF subfamily (TIGRFAM: RNA polymerase sigma factor, sigma-70 family~PFAM: Sigma-70 region 4 type 2; sigma-70 region 2 domain protein~KEGG: acp:A2cp1_2267 RNA polymerase, sigma-24 subunit, ECF subfamily), producing MFLKLFRKSRPGPERSRNDPADYIATYRATGDLTVLGELYEQYMDLVYAVCFNYLRDEDEAKDAVMNLFEQLVTDLRKHDVQQFGPWLHSVARNYCLMQLRKKQAHPKAALVNGNGSDLDDEPVMRLPADDEDRAELEEDLTLMETCLQTLPFEQQTCLRLFYLERKTYTEVADLTGYDLKQVKSYLQNGRRKLKICMSK from the coding sequence ATGTTTCTTAAACTGTTTCGTAAGTCCCGGCCCGGCCCGGAGCGTTCCCGCAACGACCCGGCCGACTATATTGCTACCTACCGCGCTACCGGCGATCTGACGGTGCTGGGTGAACTCTATGAGCAGTACATGGATCTGGTGTACGCCGTTTGCTTTAACTACCTGCGCGATGAGGACGAAGCCAAGGATGCCGTCATGAACCTGTTTGAACAACTGGTGACTGACCTACGCAAACACGACGTGCAACAGTTTGGACCGTGGCTTCATAGTGTGGCGCGTAACTACTGCCTGATGCAACTGCGAAAAAAACAGGCTCATCCGAAAGCCGCTCTGGTGAACGGCAACGGGTCCGACCTGGACGACGAGCCGGTTATGCGGCTTCCGGCCGACGACGAAGACCGGGCGGAACTGGAAGAAGACCTTACCTTGATGGAAACCTGTCTGCAAACACTACCATTCGAGCAGCAAACCTGCCTGAGGTTGTTTTACCTGGAACGAAAAACCTATACCGAAGTGGCCGACCTGACTGGTTACGACTTAAAACAGGTGAAAAGTTATTTGCAAAATGGGCGTCGGAAGTTGAAAATTTGTATGAGTAAGTAA